ACGACGTTGCCGTCCTGCTCCTATACGAAAAGTCGCCTCAAAAACTCCTTGGCAAGGCCGCCTATGCGGCCTGTCGGGTTGTAAAGAACGAGCCGGCTCCGACGTGGCCTGACCGCCGCCGGGAGTGGCTGGTGCAGCTAGGACGCCAAGAGGGCATCCGGCTGTCCAGAGACGCCGCGGCTCTTTTAGTCGACTGGATCGAGGACGAAGAGGAGCTGCGCGGCGAACTCGACAAGTTTAAACTGGCGTTCCCCGGCGCGCCGATCGGCGTCGCCGAAGTGAACCAGCTGTCCAGCGACGAGGGCGGCCGGGCTTTGCTGGATCTGTTGGACGCGGTCGCTGACGCCAGCTTGGAAGGGGTTAAAAAGAGCTTAGAAAGCCTCCGCCTGCGTCAAGAGCTGATCATCGTGCTGAGCGCCCTGCACAAACGGGTCAGAGCTGCATGGTATGTCACGTGGCTTGGGGAAGGGCTCCAAAAGGCTTTGGGGCTCACCGATTATCAAACCCGAATTGCCTGCAAAACGGCCCGGCGATGGCCGCCGCATGTCCTAGCCCTGTTAACCGGCGAGCTGGTTCGGCTTTCGATGGCCGAGAGGACCGGCGACGGGCAGGGGTGGAACGGGCTGGAGATCGCTCTGTTGGGCGGCCTCTCCGCCTGTCGGCGGGCATAAAAAAAGACGCCGTTTCCGGCGTCGGGTGTTTCGGTTTGCTTGACGAGTGAGGTTAAGCGTTCAGGCTTTTAACCTTGTTGGACAGTCTGGACTTGCGGCGGGCAGCGGTGTTCTTGTGGATAACGCCCTTCACAACGGCCTTGTCCAGCACCGACTGGGCCGCGTCCAGACGCTTGACGGCCAGCTCGCTGTCGCCAGCGGCAACGGACTCAAGCACGCGCTTGACGGCCGTCTTGCAGCGGCTCTTCCAGTAACGGTTGTAAAGCCGGTTGCGCTCTGACGTCCGAACTCGCCTGATCGCTGATTTCTTGTTAGGCACCTGATTTCACCTCCTCGTACGACTAAAGCATTCTATCACGTTGAGCAGAAGATCTGCAATAAACCTCTGCGCAAATGTGGGGCTATTGTACCAAAAAATTGTGGTGATTGCATGGAAGATATTTTCGGCTCTGACGGGCTGCTGTCAATGGGCATGCCGGAGTTTGAGGTGAGGGAAGGACAGGGCGAACTGGCCGACGCAATCAGCCAGTTTCTTCTTTCGGACGAAAGAGTCTTTGCCGCCGAGGCTCCGACCGGCACGGGGAAAACCTACGCGGTCATGGTGCCGGCGATGCTTTGGGCGCAGCGGTACGGGCGGCGGCTCCTCGTCCTGACTTCCAGCGTGACGCTTCAGGAGCAGCTGGCGGATAAGGATATCCCAGCGCTGCAGGCCGCCCTTGGCCTCGAGCTGCGGTGCTGTCTGCTGAAGGGCAGAGGACACTACGCTTGTCTGCGAAAAGCCCTGTCGCTTGGCGACGAGGGCTTTCTGTCGTTTGACGGTGATGACGGCCAATTGTCCCAACGAATCGTCGCGTGGAGCGGCGAGACGGAGACGGGGGACTTGGCCGAACTGTCGCTGTCGGCGAATCATCCGGTCCTCGCCCGAATCGTCTCAAGCCACCAGACCTGTCTGGGAAAGCTCTGTCCGTGCCGGGACCGATGCTTCTACCGCCGGGCGATGCGTCGGGCGTCCGAGAGCGACGTGGTGGTGTCAAACTATCACAAGTATTTCGCGTACCGGCTCGACGGCGAGGAATTTCCGATTCCCTGCGACCTAATTGTCTGCGATGAGGCTCACGCCATGTCGGCGTCCGCCCGGTCCGTTGCGGCGGTTTCGTCACGGCGTGGGGAATGGGATCACGTCCTGCGCCACGTCCCGCCGGCGGTCAAAAGCCTTTTGGAGACGTCCGAAGGCGATTCGGAAAAGGCGCTGGCTGACGTCTTGACGTCACTTCGAGCTCAGGCGGAAGAGCTTTTCTTGTACCTTCAGCTTCCTCAGCCGGAAAATTCGCCGAACAACCCCTACAGCGACCGCGTTCTGGCGTCCGGCGGCGAGCTGACTGGCGGCGCGTCAAGGCTGGCTGAACGCGTTTTGTCCCACCCGGCCGCAGAGGACGACGAGGGGAATCTGCCGGCCGTCCAGTGGGCACTTGGCCTTTCTGACATGGCCCGGCGGCTGAACCAGTGCTGTGATACGTCCCGATGGCCCGAGTGGGCGTACTGGCACGATCACGAAAGCCTGAAGTGTTCGCCGGTCACAGGGGCGCCGATGATTTCTGAGGTATTGGATACGCCTGACGCCCCGAAGATCGTGGCCGTGTCGGCTACCATGACGGTGGACGGAAAGTTCAACTTTTGGGCTGCAGAGACGGGACTGTGGCCTGATGAGACTCGGATTATGCCGTCGCCGTTCAATTTATCGGAGCAGATGTCAGTGCACGTGGTCGACTTAGGGGTCCGTGTCATGGACCGGGAATACGGTGAGCGGGTGGCGAAAGTATGCCGCCGGTACTGCGTCAGGAACAAAGGGGCAACGCTCGTTCTCCTGTCGTCGCGGCGGCTGCTTGAAAGCGTCGCTGGATATTTGAAAGGTCACGCCTCTGCCGACGGCTATTGCGTGCTCGCCCAAGGGGACAAGCCGAGCGCCGAGCTGCTTGCCCAGTTCCGGAAAAACGACGGGGAAGCGAAGGTGCTCGTCGGGCTAGCGTCGTTTCGGGAAGGCGTAGACGTGGCGGGCGACGCTCTGACGCAGGTCATCATCGATCGGATTCCCTTTTCGCACCCTGACGATCCGATAGTCCAAGCGCGCCGAGCCCTTGAGGGCGGAAAGTACTTCACCGCCGTCGAGTTGCCTGGGGCGAAAATGAGGCTTCGTCAGGCCATGGGACGGCTGATTCGATCGAAAACAGACCACGGCCGAGTCGTTATTCTGGACTCGCGGATCACTCAGAAACAGCAGTGGAAGTTCATCGACTCTCTACCGCCTGCTCCTTTGAAAAGAGTCGTGGTGAAGACGGCACCTTCCTGTTGATAGGTCAACCGTGATGTGTTATAGTTTCCCAGTTAGCTTAATAATCTCGGCAGGGGGAACCTCTTCTGCCTCTGGAGGTGTCTTGCATGAAACAGACTTTTCAGCCTCACAACCGGCCTCGGAAACGGTCCATGGGATTTTTGGCCCGGAGCCGCTCTGTCGGCGGGCGGGCCGTTTTGGCGAATCGTCGGGCCAAAGGCCGCAAGCGGCTTGCAGTGTAACCTAAGGACGCCGTTCTCGTATCCCAAAGAGATCCGACTCAGAAAATCCTGGGAGTTTGACACGGTCTTCCGCACCAAGGGGCGGCTTCGCGGCCAGTTGGTGCGGTTGCTCTATGTTCAGGCCCCTGACGGGAAGACCCGGTGGGGGCTGGCGGTTGGAAAGCGGCTCGCAAAAGCCAACGGACGGGTTCATGGCCGCCGGCTTCTGCGGGAGGCCATTCGCCGGCTTCACCCGTGGGTTCGGCAGGGACTGTGGATTGTCGCTTCCCTGTCAGAAACGGGATTGACTGCGCCGGCGCCTTTGGTGTATCAAGATTTGCGCCGGCTTTTATTGAGCCGCGGATTGTTGACCGATGTTCCGGCTGAGCCTCTCTGGAATCCTTGAAAGAGTTCTGTCTGGCTGCATTCGGTTTTATCAGCTCGGCATTTCACCGCTGTTGGGACGCGGAAAGTGTCGTTTTTTCCCCAGCTGTTCAGAGTACGCTCGTCAGGCGATACAGTTGCACGGCCCGTTGAAGGGCCTGTGGCTTGCCTTAAAGCGTATTGTACGATGCGGTCCTTGGTCTCCCGGCGGCTATGATCCAGTGCCGAAACCGGGCGAGGGGACGACAACCGTTAAGGAGAGGTGAATGCCGTGTGGGCAGCAGCCAGCAAAGCCTTATATGATTTTCTTTCGTTGATTTACAGCGTGGTCGGCTCATGGGGATGGGCAATCCTCATTCTGACGCTGATCATCCGCGCTGTTCTGCACCCGCTGAACAAGAAGCAGATGGTCAGCATGCAGAAGATGCAGAAGCTTCAGCCGCGAATTAAGGTCCTTCAGGAAAAGTACGCCAATGACCGGGAAACTCTCGGCCGGGAGACGATGGCGCTTTACCGGGAGAACAAGGTGAACCCGGCTTCTGGGTGCCTTCCCCTGCTGATTCAGCTGCCTATCCTTATTCTGCTGTTTCAGGTCCTTCGCACGTCCTCCTTTGGCGGCGCGTCGTTCTTCGGCATTTCGCTCGAAGGATCGGTGTACACGCAGCTGGCTCAGGCGACCGGCTTTGCGTTTAATAACCCGTCTGAACTGGGATTCTTCGCTCTGATGAGCCACGTCTTCAAGAATCCGTCAGGGCTGTCGAACGTCCTGATCTGGCTGCCCAACTTGGCCCTTGTGATTTTGATCTGCTACCTCACGTGGCTTCAGCAGAAGATGAGCTCGGCTGGAAACCAGCAGATGGGCGCCATGCTCGTTTTTATGCCCATCCTGATGGCGTTTATCTGCCTGAGTTTGCCCGGCGGCGTCGCCCTGTACTGGGCCGCGTCGAGCCTGCTGGCGGCCATTCAGCAGATTCAAGTTGTCCGAAAGGTGGAGAACGAGGAGAAGCCAGTTCTTCTGAAGGACCGTCCGAAGAAGGAAAGCGATTGACCGCTGTCCCTGCGGTTGTCAGCGGAGGAGGTAAGCCAATGACCGACGAAGTGATATCTCAAAACGACGAGATACTGACTCTTGAAGGCGGCTCGGAGGATGAAATTCGCGCCGAGGCAGCCCGCCAGTGGGGCGTTTCCCCTGACGAAGTAACGATTAAAGTGGTTGATCAGGAGAAGAGCTTTTTTGGGCTGTTCGGCCGCAAGCTCCGCGCCGAGGTCCGTCCGCTCTATCCCTGCCCTGTCAGGGCCGCGAAGAAGCGGCTGGAAACGCTTTTCGGCCTGATGGACTTTGACCTTGACGCGTCTGTGCTCGGCGACGACAAAATCAACCTGTCGGGATACGACTCAAAGCGCCTGATCGGGCGCCACGGAGAAGGGCTGAAAGTGGTCGACTACTTGTCGAACCTGATGTCCCGTTCGCAGGGAATCGGTGGCCGAGTGAGAGTCGACTGTGACGGCTACAGGCGCCAGAGGGAAAAAGAGCTGGAGCAGATAGCCCTTGACGCGGCTCAGGAAGCTATGAAGAGCAAGCGGACGGTCTTCTTGGAGCCGATGTCGAGCTGGGAGCGTCGGTTGGTCCATCTGGCGCTGCGGGAGAGCCTCGTTGTGGAAACCCATTCGGTGGGGATTGAGCCGCACAGGAAAGTCGCTGTTCGTCTGATCGGCTCGGGCCGAGACCGCGAAAGACCGGCTTCAGCTGAGTCCGAGGCGCCGCGGCGCCCGCATCGCCGGCCAAGACGCCGTCCAGCTCAGAATAACTAACCTATCGTCAGGAGCGGGAGTTGTCTCCCGCTCCTTTTTTGTCGTTCGGCGGACGCCGGCGACACTTGAGAAAGTACGGCAAAGTTTTTCTCCTGCGCGGTGAAAAACTGGTGAAGCCCTGTAAACGGGCCGAATATCGCAGGTCTGAACCGAGCTTTTAACGGTATAATACAAGCGTAGATTATTACGTTGAAAGGGGTCGGAAGGATGGACGCAAAACAGCTGGATCATATGAGATCAGGCAAGGGATTCGTGGCTGCTCTTGACCAGAGCGGCGGCAGCACGCCCTGGGCGTTGGCAGCCTACGGCATCGCCGAAGGATCGTGGAAGAGCGAGGAGGAAATGTTTGACCTCGTACATGCCATGAGAACCAGAATCGTCACGAGTCCGGCTTTTACGTCCCAGCGCATTTTAGGGGCGATCCTGTTTGAGCAGACAATGGAGCGGAGCGTCGAAGGCCTGATGACCGCGCGGTACCTTTGGGAGAAGAAGGGCGTCGTGCCGTTCCTCAAAGTGGACAAGGGCTTGGCCCCTGCCGAGAACGGAGTGCAGATGATGAAGCCATTCCCAGATCTTGACTCGCTGTTGGATCGGGCTGTCGAGCGGGGAATTTTTGGTACCAAAATGCGCTCCCTCGTGAAGGAAGCCAGCCCCAAGGGGATAGAAGACGTGGTGTCTCAGC
This is a stretch of genomic DNA from Jonquetella anthropi DSM 22815. It encodes these proteins:
- a CDS encoding R3H domain-containing nucleic acid-binding protein; this encodes MTDEVISQNDEILTLEGGSEDEIRAEAARQWGVSPDEVTIKVVDQEKSFFGLFGRKLRAEVRPLYPCPVRAAKKRLETLFGLMDFDLDASVLGDDKINLSGYDSKRLIGRHGEGLKVVDYLSNLMSRSQGIGGRVRVDCDGYRRQREKELEQIALDAAQEAMKSKRTVFLEPMSSWERRLVHLALRESLVVETHSVGIEPHRKVAVRLIGSGRDRERPASAESEAPRRPHRRPRRRPAQNN
- a CDS encoding fructose bisphosphate aldolase — its product is MDAKQLDHMRSGKGFVAALDQSGGSTPWALAAYGIAEGSWKSEEEMFDLVHAMRTRIVTSPAFTSQRILGAILFEQTMERSVEGLMTARYLWEKKGVVPFLKVDKGLAPAENGVQMMKPFPDLDSLLDRAVERGIFGTKMRSLVKEASPKGIEDVVSQQFQWAEKIIAKGLVPIVEPEVDIHAEHKDKAEELLKEQIVRRLDELAEGQNVILKLTLPTKAGFYADLGNHKRVLRVMALSGGYSRDKACELLALNHGMIASFSRALTEGLLVGQSDDEFNSLLDRAIEKIFNASVK
- a CDS encoding ribonuclease P protein component, translated to MQCNLRTPFSYPKEIRLRKSWEFDTVFRTKGRLRGQLVRLLYVQAPDGKTRWGLAVGKRLAKANGRVHGRRLLREAIRRLHPWVRQGLWIVASLSETGLTAPAPLVYQDLRRLLLSRGLLTDVPAEPLWNP
- the yidD gene encoding membrane protein insertion efficiency factor YidD, which encodes MFRLSLSGILERVLSGCIRFYQLGISPLLGRGKCRFFPSCSEYARQAIQLHGPLKGLWLALKRIVRCGPWSPGGYDPVPKPGEGTTTVKER
- a CDS encoding ATP-dependent DNA helicase → MEDIFGSDGLLSMGMPEFEVREGQGELADAISQFLLSDERVFAAEAPTGTGKTYAVMVPAMLWAQRYGRRLLVLTSSVTLQEQLADKDIPALQAALGLELRCCLLKGRGHYACLRKALSLGDEGFLSFDGDDGQLSQRIVAWSGETETGDLAELSLSANHPVLARIVSSHQTCLGKLCPCRDRCFYRRAMRRASESDVVVSNYHKYFAYRLDGEEFPIPCDLIVCDEAHAMSASARSVAAVSSRRGEWDHVLRHVPPAVKSLLETSEGDSEKALADVLTSLRAQAEELFLYLQLPQPENSPNNPYSDRVLASGGELTGGASRLAERVLSHPAAEDDEGNLPAVQWALGLSDMARRLNQCCDTSRWPEWAYWHDHESLKCSPVTGAPMISEVLDTPDAPKIVAVSATMTVDGKFNFWAAETGLWPDETRIMPSPFNLSEQMSVHVVDLGVRVMDREYGERVAKVCRRYCVRNKGATLVLLSSRRLLESVAGYLKGHASADGYCVLAQGDKPSAELLAQFRKNDGEAKVLVGLASFREGVDVAGDALTQVIIDRIPFSHPDDPIVQARRALEGGKYFTAVELPGAKMRLRQAMGRLIRSKTDHGRVVILDSRITQKQQWKFIDSLPPAPLKRVVVKTAPSC
- a CDS encoding DNA polymerase III subunit delta yields the protein MPRLVVIVAPSGAQKRLLDDELARLASEGFSLDRRYQTSSWGQLAEESCACGLFDAKRAIVVEDGLSLGPLPADWPAKIGEQDDVAVLLLYEKSPQKLLGKAAYAACRVVKNEPAPTWPDRRREWLVQLGRQEGIRLSRDAAALLVDWIEDEEELRGELDKFKLAFPGAPIGVAEVNQLSSDEGGRALLDLLDAVADASLEGVKKSLESLRLRQELIIVLSALHKRVRAAWYVTWLGEGLQKALGLTDYQTRIACKTARRWPPHVLALLTGELVRLSMAERTGDGQGWNGLEIALLGGLSACRRA
- the rpsT gene encoding 30S ribosomal protein S20, yielding MPNKKSAIRRVRTSERNRLYNRYWKSRCKTAVKRVLESVAAGDSELAVKRLDAAQSVLDKAVVKGVIHKNTAARRKSRLSNKVKSLNA
- a CDS encoding YidC/Oxa1 family membrane protein insertase, encoding MNAVWAAASKALYDFLSLIYSVVGSWGWAILILTLIIRAVLHPLNKKQMVSMQKMQKLQPRIKVLQEKYANDRETLGRETMALYRENKVNPASGCLPLLIQLPILILLFQVLRTSSFGGASFFGISLEGSVYTQLAQATGFAFNNPSELGFFALMSHVFKNPSGLSNVLIWLPNLALVILICYLTWLQQKMSSAGNQQMGAMLVFMPILMAFICLSLPGGVALYWAASSLLAAIQQIQVVRKVENEEKPVLLKDRPKKESD
- the rpmH gene encoding 50S ribosomal protein L34; its protein translation is MKQTFQPHNRPRKRSMGFLARSRSVGGRAVLANRRAKGRKRLAV